In Candidatus Woesearchaeota archaeon, a single window of DNA contains:
- a CDS encoding acetate/propionate family kinase produces the protein MTATGETPREQRFQRHAKERARPERKGKRKREGAGGGAKGKKSSGSRILVINAGSSSLRYALFAFPPATGTVLLKGYIDAIETGQRGRSRRQTTHAITLYKTSAGERRRSNRAQPVLKEQLQQQQTCKTPVRNHEEAIALALATLTETGALAAMSDITAVGHRVVHGGAVHAKPAKHPKQATLPAHRVTPALLRAVQQYNSFAPLHNPHNLAGIHKSLQHLPRAKHFIVFDTAFHRSIPDVAATYALPRSLAKKQGLRRYGFHGTSVAGAIREAKQLLGTMPKRAVVCHVGGGVSVTALLRGTSIDTSMGVTPLEGPPMGTRSGTVDPGLVIHLASQGVSASELLHLFSNESGLLGVSGVSADIREVLAAAKKGNKDAALSLALLEYHLAKHVSSYLPALGGLDTLIFTGGIGEHIASLRARVCERLAFLGVKLDRRKNDRHARIISTSSSRVSVLVIPADEERTIAQAVFSALSLC, from the coding sequence ATGACTGCCACAGGCGAAACGCCAAGAGAACAGCGCTTCCAAAGACACGCTAAAGAGCGCGCTAGGCCAGAAAGGAAAGGAAAAAGGAAAAGAGAAGGTGCTGGAGGGGGTGCCAAAGGAAAAAAAAGCAGCGGCTCACGCATCCTCGTCATCAACGCCGGGTCCAGCTCTCTTCGCTACGCGCTTTTTGCGTTCCCCCCCGCAACAGGCACCGTATTGCTGAAGGGGTACATTGATGCAATCGAGACGGGGCAGCGAGGACGTTCCCGCCGACAAACAACGCACGCCATCACCCTCTACAAAACAAGCGCGGGAGAACGCAGGCGAAGCAACCGCGCCCAGCCAGTCCTGAAAGAACAACTACAGCAACAGCAGACCTGCAAAACCCCTGTGAGAAACCACGAAGAAGCCATCGCTCTCGCCCTTGCCACCCTTACCGAAACCGGCGCTCTTGCGGCGATGAGCGACATTACTGCGGTCGGCCACCGCGTTGTGCACGGCGGCGCTGTTCATGCCAAGCCCGCAAAGCACCCAAAGCAAGCAACCCTCCCCGCCCACCGCGTCACACCCGCTTTGCTTCGAGCAGTGCAGCAATACAATAGCTTTGCTCCCCTGCACAACCCTCACAACCTCGCAGGCATTCACAAAAGCCTGCAACACTTGCCGCGCGCCAAGCACTTCATTGTCTTCGACACGGCATTCCACCGCAGCATTCCTGACGTCGCCGCCACATATGCACTTCCAAGGTCACTGGCAAAAAAACAAGGGCTTCGCAGGTACGGGTTTCACGGCACGTCTGTTGCAGGGGCAATCCGTGAAGCAAAACAACTCCTGGGGACGATGCCAAAAAGAGCCGTGGTCTGCCATGTCGGAGGCGGCGTTTCTGTGACGGCACTTCTGCGTGGCACGTCCATCGACACGTCCATGGGGGTTACTCCTCTTGAAGGTCCTCCTATGGGAACGCGGAGCGGCACGGTGGACCCTGGACTGGTCATTCACCTTGCAAGCCAAGGCGTTTCCGCATCGGAACTGCTCCACCTCTTCAGCAATGAGTCAGGCCTCCTCGGCGTTTCTGGTGTGAGCGCGGACATCAGAGAAGTGCTTGCTGCAGCGAAGAAGGGGAATAAGGACGCGGCACTTTCCCTCGCACTCCTTGAGTACCACCTCGCAAAGCACGTCTCATCGTATCTTCCCGCCCTCGGCGGGCTTGACACCCTTATCTTTACTGGAGGCATAGGCGAACATATTGCTTCTCTTCGCGCTCGCGTCTGCGAGCGTTTGGCGTTTCTCGGCGTCAAACTGGACCGGAGAAAAAACGACCGGCACGCACGAATCATCTCAACGTCTTCTTCGCGTGTCAGCGTCCTTGTGATCCCTGCAGACGAAGAACGCACTATTGCGCAAGCGGTGTTCTCAGCGCTCAGCCTTTGTTAA